One part of the Arachidicoccus terrestris genome encodes these proteins:
- a CDS encoding transposase — protein sequence MVVDRFHVQQLASEAVQEIRIKYRWPVAGAGPGKQADRRGKKTRKAICTRSFGQRRHAKTTAGKSQISVIQATEQVGILTSPAAGFIFEGYPAIKKLMILHRNLVPYSANAPAKNRPLKG from the coding sequence TTGGTAGTAGACCGCTTTCATGTACAGCAGCTGGCAAGTGAGGCGGTACAGGAGATCAGAATCAAATATCGGTGGCCGGTGGCAGGAGCTGGACCTGGAAAACAAGCTGACAGAAGAGGCAAAAAAACAAGAAAAGCCATATGTACCCGAAGTTTTGGCCAACGGAGACACGCCAAAACAACTGCTGGCAAGAGCCAGATATCTGTTATTCAAGCCACAGAACAAGTGGGCATCCTCACAAGCCCAGCTGCCGGATTTATATTTGAAGGTTATCCGGCCATAAAAAAGCTTATGATCCTTCACAGAAACTTAGTTCCATATTCCGCAAATGCACCAGCAAAGAACAGGCCTTTAAAAGGTTAG
- the rsmG gene encoding 16S rRNA (guanine(527)-N(7))-methyltransferase RsmG, whose protein sequence is MVEVLQQYFSGFTAEQALQFEALGKLYPQWNEKINVISRKDIDSLYIRHILHSLSIAAVIEFKAGTKIIDIGCGGGFPGIPLAIFFPEVSFHMVDSINKKLTVVREISQQIGLKNITIEHTRAENIKDRQFDFVVSRAVTSLKNLWQWSKPLIRKAKEQELPNGLICLKGGDLAQEISESGLRPHIYRLEDIFDEDIFQDKFLLHVKKG, encoded by the coding sequence ATGGTAGAAGTACTTCAGCAATATTTTTCTGGCTTTACAGCGGAACAGGCCCTTCAGTTTGAAGCCTTGGGTAAATTATACCCCCAGTGGAATGAAAAGATCAATGTAATTTCCAGAAAAGACATCGACAGCCTGTACATCCGTCATATCCTTCATTCGCTCAGTATTGCTGCGGTTATAGAGTTCAAAGCAGGCACTAAAATCATTGACATAGGCTGCGGCGGCGGATTTCCAGGAATTCCACTGGCCATTTTCTTTCCTGAAGTATCCTTTCACATGGTAGATTCTATTAACAAGAAGTTGACCGTCGTTAGAGAGATCAGCCAGCAAATAGGACTGAAAAATATTACAATAGAACATACAAGAGCCGAAAATATCAAAGACCGCCAGTTTGATTTTGTCGTCTCCAGAGCCGTTACTTCGCTGAAGAATCTTTGGCAGTGGAGCAAGCCGCTCATCAGGAAAGCTAAGGAGCAGGAACTGCCGAATGGTCTGATTTGCCTTAAAGGAGGGGATCTGGCCCAGGAGATTTCTGAAAGCGGGCTCCGGCCACACATTTACAGGCTGGAAGATATCTTTGATGAAGACATATTCCAGGATAAATTTCTACTGCATGTCAAAAAAGGATAG
- a CDS encoding glycosyltransferase has protein sequence MHIVILGPAYPLRGGLANFDQRLARQFMVEGHQVEMYTYSLQYPGFLFPGTSQYSDEPAPRDLDIKVVINSVNPLNWRKVGKALQRLRPDLIIVRYWIPYMGACQGSILRQVKKNGHTKVVCITDNVIPHEKRPGDTLLTRYFIKPVDGFITMSDSVEKDLRQFTDKPSRLVVHPLFDNFGEPANKQEARLQLHLPDEPIILFFGFIRKYKGLDILLKAMKCLKDKNSRIIPRLLVAGEYYGGREEYEKLIRELGIEDQLIMRTGFIADSDVRWYLSAVDFVIQPYRDATQSGVTPLAYHFEKPMLVTNVGGLPDLVPDDQVGVVTKPTPESVAAGIEQLYNRGEAYFLPHLKEEKKRYSWARFSEAILSLIK, from the coding sequence ATGCATATTGTAATACTGGGTCCTGCATATCCGCTCAGGGGAGGTCTGGCCAATTTTGATCAGCGTTTGGCCAGACAATTTATGGTGGAAGGGCATCAAGTAGAAATGTATACCTATAGTTTGCAATATCCCGGATTTCTATTCCCCGGTACCTCTCAATATAGCGATGAACCTGCACCCCGTGATCTGGATATAAAAGTGGTCATCAATTCAGTTAATCCGCTCAATTGGCGCAAAGTTGGTAAAGCACTTCAGCGGCTGAGACCCGATTTGATCATCGTCAGGTATTGGATTCCTTACATGGGTGCCTGCCAGGGCAGTATTCTAAGACAAGTTAAAAAGAATGGACACACCAAAGTTGTCTGTATCACGGATAATGTTATCCCACACGAAAAAAGGCCGGGTGATACGCTATTGACCAGATATTTTATAAAACCGGTGGATGGCTTTATTACTATGAGCGATTCAGTAGAGAAGGATTTGCGTCAATTTACGGATAAACCATCCAGATTAGTGGTGCATCCTTTATTTGATAATTTCGGGGAGCCCGCAAACAAGCAAGAAGCCCGGCTGCAATTACATTTGCCCGATGAACCCATTATATTGTTTTTTGGCTTTATCCGAAAGTATAAAGGATTGGATATTTTGTTAAAAGCCATGAAATGCCTGAAAGACAAAAACAGCAGGATTATCCCCAGGCTATTGGTTGCAGGAGAATATTACGGCGGCAGAGAGGAATATGAAAAGCTGATCAGGGAACTCGGTATCGAGGACCAACTCATTATGCGGACTGGATTTATTGCGGATAGTGATGTGCGGTGGTATCTGAGTGCGGTGGATTTTGTCATACAGCCATACCGGGATGCAACGCAAAGCGGGGTGACGCCACTGGCGTATCATTTTGAGAAGCCAATGTTGGTCACTAATGTCGGTGGGTTGCCTGATCTGGTGCCGGATGATCAGGTGGGTGTTGTTACAAAACCGACACCCGAGTCTGTTGCAGCTGGTATCGAACAACTTTACAATAGGGGAGAGGCATATTTTTTGCCTCACCTCAAAGAAGAAAAAAAGCGTTATAGCTGGGCCAGGTTCTCAGAGGCGATTCTGTCGTTGATAAAATAA
- the rseP gene encoding RIP metalloprotease RseP, producing the protein MTLLAIDWATVGIKAAQLILSLSILVVLHEFGHYITARWFKCRVEKFYLFFDPWFSLVKKKIGDTEYGIGWVPLGGYVKISGMIDESMDKAQMAEPAKPYEFRSKPAWQRLIIMLAGIIVNILLGFFIYSMMLWKWGDAYRPTDSLQYGIVADSLAQSVGLRSGDKILTLDGKKVAHFEDIPLKILLDDVKTIQVLRDGKPVEVSLPADLTSTIINKHLHFLGADDFRKKVPALDSVLAGSPAEMAGLKKGDKVVAFNGQPVEFWDQVTQPTKAAKGQQVEVSVLRGGDTANLSVHVSEEGTMGVYVRAEPPFIVHYTFLEALPAGVAKGCRMLGSYVKQLKILFGGKVNLSEGMSGPVGIANLFPATWDWQAFWSLTAFLSMILAIMNLLPIPALDGGHALFCIYEMITGRKPGEKFMEYAQTVGMIIILALMVFAFGNDIFRLFK; encoded by the coding sequence ATGACACTTTTAGCTATAGACTGGGCAACTGTCGGAATAAAAGCTGCCCAACTTATTTTATCTCTTTCCATTTTAGTGGTCCTCCATGAATTTGGTCATTATATAACGGCCAGATGGTTCAAGTGCCGCGTCGAAAAATTCTATCTGTTCTTTGATCCCTGGTTTTCTCTGGTAAAAAAGAAAATCGGCGATACGGAATATGGGATTGGCTGGGTGCCCTTAGGTGGGTATGTAAAGATCTCCGGAATGATCGACGAAAGCATGGATAAGGCACAGATGGCTGAGCCTGCCAAGCCGTATGAATTCAGGAGCAAGCCTGCCTGGCAGCGCCTGATCATCATGCTGGCCGGTATTATCGTTAATATCCTGCTGGGCTTTTTTATTTATTCCATGATGCTCTGGAAATGGGGAGATGCTTACCGCCCGACGGACAGCCTTCAGTATGGAATCGTAGCCGATTCATTGGCGCAGTCTGTAGGATTGCGCAGTGGTGATAAAATACTGACCTTGGACGGCAAAAAAGTGGCGCATTTTGAAGATATTCCACTGAAGATATTACTGGATGACGTAAAAACCATTCAAGTATTGAGAGACGGAAAACCGGTTGAGGTATCCTTGCCGGCAGACCTGACTTCTACAATTATTAATAAACATCTGCATTTTCTGGGTGCTGATGACTTTAGAAAAAAGGTTCCCGCATTAGATTCTGTGTTAGCTGGTTCGCCTGCAGAAATGGCCGGACTTAAAAAAGGAGATAAGGTCGTTGCTTTCAACGGACAGCCTGTAGAGTTCTGGGATCAGGTGACACAGCCGACAAAAGCGGCGAAAGGCCAGCAGGTGGAAGTGTCTGTATTGCGGGGCGGTGATACAGCCAATTTAAGTGTTCATGTCTCTGAGGAAGGGACAATGGGGGTCTATGTCAGGGCTGAACCTCCCTTTATTGTCCATTATACCTTCCTGGAAGCCCTGCCTGCCGGAGTGGCGAAAGGATGCAGGATGCTCGGCTCCTACGTGAAACAGCTGAAAATACTGTTCGGCGGTAAGGTGAATCTCTCCGAAGGTATGAGCGGACCGGTGGGTATTGCCAATCTGTTTCCCGCTACCTGGGACTGGCAGGCTTTCTGGTCGCTGACGGCTTTTTTATCCATGATTCTGGCGATTATGAACTTACTGCCCATTCCGGCACTCGATGGCGGGCATGCCTTATTCTGTATCTATGAGATGATCACGGGCCGCAAACCGGGTGAAAAGTTTATGGAATATGCACAGACGGTAGGCATGATCATCATATTGGCCCTTATGGTCTTTGCATTTGGCAATGATATATTCAGGCTTTTTAAATAG
- a CDS encoding M1 family aminopeptidase yields MNVARFKFLLFASVMLILGYSLAGCHSNAEVKEIELEQGVSQKLATYRKRVISHLQYKISYNIPVDREEPIQATSAIQFDYQDSLKVPLQIDFRQNGTASLQKMVINGQQAVPNYQKEHIIIDAGQLQKGTNTISFEFQPGEEALNRRDDYMYTLFVPDRARTAFPCFDQPDLKAVFDLTLQVDTSWQAIANGHLQDSLVKGSRKTLHFEPSDTLSTYLFAFTAGKFKLAKGKVDTLVAKLLYRETDPAKIKASLQEVYRLSNKAVRFYEDWTGLPYPFHNLGMAAIPNFQFGGMEHPGSILYQSSSLFLDPVATASQVNNRSNLLAHELAHMWFGDLVTMRWFNDVWMKEVFANFMADKCMRPAGKVAAFNHKFLLDHYPAAFDEDRSAGATPIRQKLENLQHAGMLYGNIIYHKAPIMMRQLELLAGPAAFKKGVRQYLKMYAYGNAGWPELIALIDKETPVDLVKWNKVWVERAGRPVFDYRMETKGGRISKLTLSQHPEEVAGRDTTLEYNKGRSAVWPQIFDITLFYEKGIKVIGVRNSSSAMEIKAAIGQRTPLFILFNSNGMGYGLFPADSIMATHLYLIGSPLQRASAYINLYEQMLAGKGQRPERLLQCFLKAAHSEKDELNTRLLLGYIKTIYWDFIPRDIRQKLAPSLEETLWSDLSKSNATNIRKLYFQSYSSVFQSREALLRLKKIWLDMKPPAGVRLYEDDYSDLALQLALRMDSNKVLLDSALGRISNEDKRATFKVVMQAASSDPALRERFLNEISDLKGRSNERAVLSGLTYLHHPLRQPGSEKYLKASLKLLEEIQNTGTIFFPKGFLSAIFANYNSANAVNAVNAYLEKHKNDFPKLRDKLLQATDRLRRARLWSESK; encoded by the coding sequence ATGAATGTCGCCAGATTTAAATTTCTTCTCTTTGCTAGTGTAATGCTTATACTCGGCTATAGCTTAGCAGGCTGCCATAGTAACGCTGAAGTAAAAGAAATTGAACTGGAGCAGGGGGTGTCTCAAAAGCTGGCGACGTATCGAAAACGGGTGATCAGCCATTTGCAATATAAGATTAGTTACAACATCCCTGTTGACAGAGAGGAGCCTATTCAGGCTACGTCAGCCATACAATTTGATTACCAAGATAGCCTGAAAGTGCCTTTACAGATAGATTTCAGGCAAAACGGGACGGCTTCCCTCCAGAAAATGGTGATTAACGGGCAGCAGGCTGTCCCCAATTATCAGAAAGAACATATTATTATTGATGCCGGTCAGCTACAGAAAGGCACCAACACTATCTCATTTGAGTTTCAGCCAGGAGAAGAAGCTTTGAACAGAAGGGATGATTATATGTACACATTATTTGTTCCTGACCGGGCCCGTACCGCGTTTCCATGTTTTGATCAGCCTGATTTAAAGGCCGTGTTTGATCTTACCCTGCAGGTCGATACCAGCTGGCAGGCGATCGCCAATGGGCATCTACAGGACAGTTTGGTAAAGGGCAGCAGGAAAACATTACATTTTGAGCCTTCCGACACGTTAAGCACTTATCTGTTTGCTTTCACTGCGGGTAAGTTTAAACTGGCAAAAGGAAAAGTGGACACTTTGGTTGCCAAGTTGCTTTACCGAGAAACAGATCCCGCTAAGATAAAGGCCAGTCTTCAAGAGGTGTATCGTTTATCTAATAAAGCCGTTCGGTTTTATGAAGACTGGACGGGCCTGCCATATCCTTTCCATAATCTCGGTATGGCCGCTATCCCGAATTTTCAGTTTGGAGGAATGGAGCATCCTGGCAGTATCTTATACCAGTCCTCCAGCCTGTTTTTGGATCCGGTGGCTACCGCCAGTCAGGTCAACAACCGCTCAAATCTACTGGCCCATGAACTGGCTCATATGTGGTTTGGCGATCTGGTGACGATGCGTTGGTTTAACGATGTCTGGATGAAAGAGGTCTTTGCTAACTTTATGGCTGATAAATGTATGAGACCAGCAGGTAAAGTGGCGGCTTTCAATCATAAGTTTTTATTAGATCACTATCCGGCGGCTTTTGATGAAGATCGGTCGGCCGGAGCTACACCGATCCGGCAAAAACTGGAAAATTTACAGCATGCAGGCATGTTATACGGTAATATTATTTACCATAAGGCGCCTATTATGATGCGCCAGTTAGAGTTGCTTGCCGGGCCTGCCGCTTTTAAAAAAGGCGTTCGGCAGTATCTGAAAATGTATGCCTATGGAAATGCGGGTTGGCCGGAGCTGATTGCGCTGATTGATAAAGAGACACCGGTGGACCTTGTCAAATGGAATAAAGTCTGGGTAGAAAGGGCCGGCCGGCCTGTGTTTGACTACCGGATGGAGACAAAAGGAGGCCGGATATCAAAGCTTACGCTCAGTCAGCATCCGGAAGAGGTCGCCGGAAGAGATACAACTCTCGAATACAACAAAGGCCGGTCAGCTGTCTGGCCTCAGATTTTTGACATCACACTTTTTTATGAGAAAGGAATAAAAGTGATTGGTGTGCGTAATAGCAGTAGTGCTATGGAGATAAAGGCAGCCATCGGACAAAGAACACCCTTGTTTATCTTATTCAACTCTAACGGAATGGGCTATGGCCTATTCCCGGCAGATTCCATAATGGCTACGCATTTGTACCTGATTGGTTCTCCACTTCAAAGAGCTAGTGCCTATATCAATTTATATGAACAGATGCTTGCCGGCAAAGGGCAGCGTCCGGAACGGTTGCTGCAGTGCTTTCTGAAAGCGGCCCATAGTGAAAAAGATGAACTGAATACCCGCTTGTTGTTAGGATATATCAAAACAATCTATTGGGATTTTATACCCCGGGATATAAGGCAGAAATTAGCCCCAAGCTTGGAAGAAACGCTCTGGTCGGACCTGAGTAAAAGTAATGCTACAAACATCAGAAAATTGTATTTTCAGAGTTATAGCAGTGTATTTCAAAGTAGGGAGGCCTTACTTCGCCTGAAAAAAATATGGCTGGATATGAAACCTCCTGCCGGTGTCAGACTTTATGAAGATGATTATAGTGATCTGGCCCTGCAACTCGCCCTCAGAATGGATAGCAATAAGGTTTTATTAGATAGCGCACTTGGTAGGATCAGCAATGAAGATAAACGGGCGACCTTTAAGGTTGTTATGCAGGCCGCCAGCAGTGATCCTGCGTTAAGAGAACGGTTCCTTAATGAGATAAGTGATCTAAAGGGGCGTAGTAATGAAAGGGCAGTACTTTCCGGGCTAACCTATTTACATCATCCATTACGCCAGCCTGGAAGTGAAAAGTATTTGAAGGCTTCATTAAAGCTCCTGGAAGAAATACAAAATACCGGTACGATTTTTTTCCCTAAAGGGTTTTTGAGTGCCATCTTCGCAAATTATAACAGCGCTAATGCCGTAAACGCCGTGAATGCTTATTTAGAGAAGCATAAAAATGATTTTCCAAAACTGAGAGATAAACTATTGCAGGCTACAGACCGACTCAGAAGGGCAAGGCTTTGGTCGGAAAGTAAATAG
- a CDS encoding D-sedoheptulose-7-phosphate isomerase, producing the protein MKSIIQDCISRSIAVKQQILADDAFLARIQEAVDMITRAFEAGRKVWFCGNGGSAADAQHLAAEFSGRFYLNRKALPAEAFHCNTSYLTAVANDYHFDDIYSRLIEGLTYPGDILIGLSTSGNSRNIIKAFESARAAEVVTIGLTGESGGAIKALSDILFNVPATDTPRIQESHILIGHIICQLVEENIFGQGR; encoded by the coding sequence ATGAAATCAATTATACAGGATTGTATCAGCAGGTCCATTGCCGTCAAGCAGCAGATATTGGCTGACGACGCTTTTTTAGCCAGAATCCAGGAGGCGGTGGATATGATCACACGGGCATTTGAGGCAGGCAGGAAAGTTTGGTTTTGCGGTAATGGCGGTAGTGCTGCTGATGCGCAGCACCTGGCTGCCGAGTTCTCGGGCCGTTTCTATCTGAACCGTAAAGCGTTGCCGGCTGAAGCTTTTCACTGTAATACCTCCTATCTGACCGCTGTGGCTAATGATTATCATTTTGATGATATTTATTCCCGGTTGATTGAGGGACTTACATATCCGGGAGATATACTGATAGGGCTGAGTACATCAGGCAACTCCCGTAACATCATAAAGGCTTTTGAATCGGCTCGGGCGGCAGAAGTGGTGACAATTGGTCTCACAGGGGAAAGCGGTGGTGCCATCAAAGCCTTAAGTGATATTCTCTTTAATGTACCGGCAACGGACACACCCCGGATTCAGGAGTCCCATATTCTTATCGGACACATTATCTGCCAGTTGGTAGAAGAAAATATATTTGGCCAGGGTAGATAA
- a CDS encoding D-glycero-alpha-D-manno-heptose-1,7-bisphosphate 7-phosphatase, whose product MDIAENKKEIAGHSEQVDTIDASWTLFLDRDGVINEDHVGGYTLSISEFRLYEGVKEAMAQFAKQFGKIVICTNQRCIGRGLLTEQGLADIHRYLLEQITPAGGRVDHFYYAKELYDSDPLRKPNPGMAIAAMEDYPQINLQKSIMVGNNPSDMEFALNAHIGYKVFLHTTIDEAPTKEGRPISDFNYNSLKAFADSIKNNKITRPSH is encoded by the coding sequence ATGGATATAGCAGAAAATAAAAAAGAAATAGCGGGACATTCAGAGCAAGTCGATACCATTGATGCTAGCTGGACGCTGTTTTTGGATAGAGATGGTGTGATTAATGAAGACCATGTCGGTGGATATACCCTGAGTATTTCAGAATTCAGGTTATATGAAGGGGTAAAAGAAGCTATGGCGCAGTTTGCAAAGCAATTTGGAAAGATCGTGATCTGTACCAATCAACGCTGTATCGGCAGAGGTCTGCTCACGGAGCAAGGGCTGGCAGATATTCACAGGTATTTACTGGAACAAATTACACCTGCCGGCGGAAGGGTTGATCACTTTTATTACGCCAAGGAACTTTATGACAGTGACCCGTTAAGAAAACCTAATCCCGGAATGGCAATAGCTGCTATGGAGGACTATCCGCAAATTAATCTTCAGAAATCTATCATGGTCGGCAATAATCCCTCTGATATGGAGTTTGCGCTGAATGCACATATCGGCTATAAAGTGTTTTTACATACGACCATTGATGAGGCGCCCACCAAGGAAGGCCGACCGATCAGCGATTTTAATTATAACAGCCTGAAGGCTTTTGCTGATAGTATTAAAAATAACAAAATCACCCGACCATCTCATTAA
- a CDS encoding GH3 auxin-responsive promoter family protein yields the protein MHVKSLLARPFAGFIYNKIKKEMASAVEDQKSIRQYLIKSAQHTVFGKDHGFETIKTYEDFKNQIPVRDYEALKSYVEKVKEGKQNILWKGKPLYFAKTSGTTSGAKYIPISKESISNHINTARNALLCYIAQTKNADFTAGKMIFLSGSPELDRIGGVPSGRLSGIVNHHVPPYLRTNQLPKYETNCIEDWETKLDKIVEETSAKDMTLISGIPPWVQMYFDRLIEKHGKKVSEIFPNFSLLVYGGVNFEPYKQKLFESIGKEIDSIELFPASEGFFAFQDTQTEKGMLLNTNSGIFFEFIPADEYGKPGAKRLSLEQVELDQNYALIISNNAGLWAYDIGDTVRFVSLDPYRIVVTGRTKHFISAFGEHVIGEEVDYAMQAAAGNCRAKITEFTVAPMVVQGEGKSYHEWLIEFESAPENIEQLALTIDNYLRKKNTYYDDLIAGGILQPLKITPVKKDGFINYMRSIGKLGGQNKLPRLSNDRKIADALKEFLI from the coding sequence ATGCACGTAAAATCATTATTGGCAAGGCCTTTCGCGGGCTTTATCTATAATAAGATAAAAAAGGAGATGGCGAGCGCGGTGGAGGATCAGAAAAGCATCCGCCAGTACCTGATAAAATCAGCTCAACACACCGTATTTGGTAAGGACCATGGCTTTGAAACGATAAAAACCTATGAAGATTTTAAAAATCAGATTCCGGTTCGTGATTATGAGGCATTGAAGTCTTATGTTGAAAAAGTAAAGGAAGGAAAACAAAATATTCTCTGGAAAGGTAAGCCCTTGTATTTTGCCAAAACCAGTGGCACCACCAGCGGCGCTAAATACATCCCTATCTCCAAAGAATCGATCTCTAACCACATTAATACAGCCCGTAATGCGCTGCTATGCTATATAGCCCAGACAAAAAACGCTGATTTTACAGCAGGTAAAATGATTTTTCTGAGCGGCTCTCCTGAACTGGACAGAATCGGAGGCGTGCCATCTGGCAGATTAAGCGGGATTGTTAATCATCATGTCCCGCCTTATTTAAGAACCAACCAGCTTCCCAAATATGAAACCAATTGTATTGAAGACTGGGAGACCAAACTGGATAAAATCGTAGAAGAGACCAGTGCCAAAGACATGACCCTGATCAGTGGAATCCCTCCTTGGGTTCAGATGTATTTTGATCGGCTGATAGAAAAGCATGGTAAGAAGGTTTCAGAGATCTTCCCTAACTTTTCATTACTGGTATACGGAGGCGTCAATTTTGAGCCTTATAAACAGAAACTCTTTGAATCCATTGGCAAGGAAATTGATAGCATTGAGCTTTTTCCTGCTTCAGAAGGCTTTTTTGCCTTTCAGGATACGCAGACGGAAAAAGGTATGTTACTCAATACTAATTCGGGAATTTTCTTTGAATTCATTCCGGCAGATGAGTACGGAAAGCCGGGTGCCAAAAGGTTGTCTCTTGAGCAGGTGGAACTGGATCAGAATTATGCCCTGATCATCAGCAATAATGCGGGCCTTTGGGCCTATGATATCGGGGACACAGTGCGTTTTGTCAGTCTTGATCCCTACCGGATCGTTGTGACAGGCAGGACCAAGCACTTTATCTCTGCTTTCGGAGAGCACGTGATCGGGGAAGAAGTAGACTATGCGATGCAGGCCGCCGCGGGCAACTGTAGGGCTAAAATTACAGAATTTACCGTAGCACCAATGGTGGTCCAGGGAGAAGGTAAGAGTTATCATGAATGGTTGATAGAATTTGAATCGGCGCCGGAAAATATAGAACAGCTGGCCCTGACAATTGATAATTATCTAAGAAAGAAAAACACTTACTATGACGATTTGATCGCTGGAGGTATTCTCCAGCCACTTAAAATAACCCCCGTCAAGAAGGACGGTTTTATTAATTATATGCGCTCCATCGGTAAACTGGGCGGGCAAAATAAACTCCCCAGACTCAGTAATGACCGGAAAATCGCTGACGCATTAAAAGAGTTTTTAATTTAA
- a CDS encoding 1-deoxy-D-xylulose-5-phosphate reductoisomerase — protein sequence MQKRRIAIFGSTGSIGKQTLEIIDENPELFSAEILTASTNADLLIEQALKYDPNIVVIADESQFSAVQTALIQTNTKVFAGEQALTDVAGMDAYDLMIAGIVGFAGLKPTLKAIQIGKPVGLANKETLVVAGDIVMRTAAENRVPIIPVDSEHSAIFQCLVGEGRNKIDRIILTASGGPFLGRKPNYLVNVKREHALQHPNWQMGAKISIDSATLMNKGLEMIEAKWLFNLTPQQIHVIVHPESIIHSMVEFEDGSIKAQMGLPNMKVPIQYAMSFPHRIQSKFPRYDFLKPDALHFEKPDLKTFRNLALASEALNKGGNLPCIVNAANELAVYAFLHNRIGFLEMTDVIEKTMAKISFIERPTLEDYFETDGEARNFAATLVNM from the coding sequence ATGCAAAAAAGACGTATTGCAATATTTGGCTCTACCGGTTCGATAGGTAAGCAGACCCTGGAAATCATTGATGAAAATCCTGAACTCTTTTCAGCTGAGATACTGACTGCATCTACCAATGCGGATCTGCTAATCGAGCAGGCGCTTAAATACGATCCTAATATTGTGGTGATAGCAGATGAAAGCCAGTTTTCCGCAGTACAGACAGCCCTTATCCAGACCAATACCAAGGTTTTTGCAGGTGAACAGGCATTGACCGATGTAGCTGGGATGGACGCCTATGACCTGATGATTGCCGGTATTGTAGGCTTTGCAGGATTAAAGCCCACGCTAAAAGCCATTCAGATCGGTAAGCCCGTAGGGCTGGCCAATAAAGAGACATTAGTGGTTGCAGGAGATATCGTCATGCGTACGGCCGCCGAGAACAGGGTGCCCATCATCCCCGTGGACAGCGAACATTCAGCTATATTTCAGTGCCTTGTAGGAGAAGGGCGCAATAAAATCGACCGGATTATCCTGACTGCCAGCGGAGGGCCGTTTCTGGGCAGAAAGCCAAATTACCTGGTCAATGTGAAGCGAGAGCATGCGCTGCAACATCCTAATTGGCAGATGGGGGCGAAAATCTCCATAGACTCTGCCACTTTGATGAATAAGGGCCTGGAAATGATCGAAGCCAAATGGTTGTTCAACCTGACGCCTCAACAGATCCATGTCATTGTTCACCCGGAAAGTATCATCCACTCCATGGTGGAATTCGAAGACGGCAGTATTAAAGCTCAGATGGGACTGCCCAATATGAAGGTGCCTATCCAGTATGCAATGAGTTTTCCACATAGGATTCAGTCAAAATTCCCCCGATATGACTTCCTAAAGCCCGACGCCTTACATTTTGAGAAACCAGACCTGAAGACTTTCCGGAACCTGGCCCTGGCCTCAGAAGCCCTGAATAAGGGAGGTAATTTACCTTGTATCGTAAACGCAGCCAATGAGTTAGCGGTTTATGCCTTTTTGCATAACCGAATTGGCTTTTTGGAAATGACTGACGTGATTGAAAAAACTATGGCGAAAATCAGTTTTATTGAAAGGCCTACCCTGGAAGATTACTTTGAAACTGATGGGGAAGCCCGTAATTTTGCAGCCACATTGGTTAATATGTAA
- a CDS encoding transposase gives MFRKCTSKEQAFKRLALGYNEVEDCAIDSFRTVSRSLQTHYLAILNYFNNRNTNASAEAFNAKIKSFRSSARGVRDN, from the coding sequence ATATTCCGCAAATGCACCAGCAAAGAACAGGCCTTTAAAAGGTTAGCATTGGGGTATAATGAAGTAGAAGACTGTGCAATAGATTCCTTCAGAACTGTATCAAGATCCCTACAAACGCATTACCTGGCAATACTCAACTATTTTAATAATAGAAATACCAATGCATCTGCTGAAGCCTTTAATGCAAAAATTAAATCTTTCAGATCTTCGGCAAGGGGTGTAAGAGACAATTAA